A segment of the Filifactor alocis ATCC 35896 genome:
GTAGACCATCTCACCGAATGCCGGATGGAACGGCCCTGCCAAAACGGAGCTACCATCCTGTATTTCCGTCGTCGCCTGCAATCCCATTCGAATCACAGGAATATCATGACAAGCAAAAAGAACCTTGCATTTTTTCGCCTGTTCCACCGCTTGTTCTAACGAAAGAGGCTGATACTTTCCCTCTTTCATCCATGTGGCAAGCTTCGTATCCTCTACCACCAAAGTCGGATAAATTCGTACCATATCCGGTTTGATGTTCACAAATTCATTTGCAGTAAACCAAATTGTTTCTTCACTGTCAAACGGAAGTCCGATCATCATCTGCAATCCCAGCTGAAACCCATACTCCTGAATCAGTTTTGCACTACGATAGACACATGCCGCATCATGTCCTCGATTGCTCTCTTGCAACACTCTTTCATCCAAGGATTGGACTCCCAATTCTATCACTTGCACACCATATTGTTGCAACTCTTCCAATATCATCTCATCAATCGCATCCGGTCTTGTGGAAATACGAACGGACTTCACTTCTCCGCTCAAAATATATTGATGAGCCAGTTGCAACAGCTCTACTCTCCTTGCATCTGAAATTGCTGTAAAACTTCCGCCGAAAAATGCAATCTCATAAAAAGCATCCTCTCTTTTTTCTGATAAAAATTCTTCTATGGTAGCTTTTGCACGAGATACTGTCATTTCCTCTGTCATTCCCGTAATC
Coding sequences within it:
- a CDS encoding elongator complex protein 3, whose product is MTGNDRKKKITIPIFVPHKGCPNDCVFCNQRKITGMTEEMTVSRAKATIEEFLSEKREDAFYEIAFFGGSFTAISDARRVELLQLAHQYILSGEVKSVRISTRPDAIDEMILEELQQYGVQVIELGVQSLDERVLQESNRGHDAACVYRSAKLIQEYGFQLGLQMMIGLPFDSEETIWFTANEFVNIKPDMVRIYPTLVVEDTKLATWMKEGKYQPLSLEQAVEQAKKCKVLFACHDIPVIRMGLQATTEIQDGSSVLAGPFHPAFGEMVYSAVYQDFLEEKYLWRKEEEQRELMFYGRLLEDDTVVKVTVPKRQVSRWIGNHASVKKYFRKKYSVSLHITGEPRETVRLYGREYTEKEIFEIVFQKYEEEKE